One Tautonia marina DNA window includes the following coding sequences:
- a CDS encoding DUF4058 family protein, producing MPIHDWTRVEAGVFHDFHHAWIEEIKRILNARVLPPDYYAMAEQVTGGFGPDVLTLQGAAPDDEPDGSNGSNGSNGSNGSWSPLGPNPGAGGLALAEPKLAPSAETDMEFYRRKAASVTVRHVSDDRVVAIVEVVSPGNKHSQMAIEQFVRKAAFLLDQKIHLMILDLLPPGPRDPNGIHALIWEAIDGRPLPKQERPLTLASYETDETIRAFVVPAAVGDRLTDMPLFLLPRGCVEVPLEATYQAAFDVFPRRWKPRLEG from the coding sequence ATGCCGATTCACGACTGGACCCGTGTCGAAGCCGGGGTCTTCCACGATTTCCACCACGCCTGGATTGAGGAGATCAAGCGTATTCTGAATGCCAGGGTGCTGCCGCCGGATTACTACGCGATGGCCGAGCAGGTGACCGGCGGGTTCGGCCCCGATGTCTTGACGCTCCAGGGTGCTGCGCCGGACGACGAGCCCGACGGCTCGAACGGCTCGAACGGCTCGAACGGCTCGAACGGCTCCTGGTCGCCCCTCGGTCCGAATCCGGGGGCGGGGGGCCTTGCCCTGGCCGAGCCGAAGCTTGCTCCGTCGGCCGAGACCGACATGGAGTTTTACCGGCGCAAGGCGGCGAGCGTCACGGTCCGGCACGTCAGCGATGATCGGGTGGTGGCGATTGTCGAGGTCGTCTCGCCCGGCAACAAGCACAGCCAGATGGCAATCGAGCAGTTCGTCCGCAAGGCGGCCTTCCTGCTCGACCAGAAGATCCACCTGATGATCCTCGACCTGCTGCCGCCCGGCCCCCGCGACCCGAACGGTATCCACGCCCTGATCTGGGAAGCGATCGACGGCCGTCCGCTCCCGAAGCAGGAGCGCCCCTTGACGCTCGCCAGCTACGAGACGGACGAGACGATCCGTGCCTTCGTCGTGCCGGCCGCCGTGGGCGATCGCCTGACCGACATGCCCCTGTTCCTCTTGCCTCGGGGATGCGTCGAAGTCCCCCTGGAAGCAACGTACCAGGCGGCCTTTGACGTCTTCCCGAGGCGATGGAAGCCCCGGCTCGAAGGGTGA